CCAAACACCTCTCCaagaatataaaattaattaaaattgataccaaatcttaaaaattaattgTGTTCGCTGAAATTACTTGAACTTAGATTGTAAATTTGAAACACAATTACCCATTAGAAATAAATTTCGAACACAAATTACACAGTTCTACCCAAACCTCATTAataacgatttttttttttttcataagagCAGTGTCCAATAATAATAACTGGGTAAAAGACAAGCTTTTGAAggatatttgaataaaatattaatcaaAGAGCTTATCCAAGAGTTGTGAAAAAATCGAAGGTAGAAACTTCTTCTTTAGATATTTAATAGAATTTTGATTAGAACATGAAACTGAAGGAGTATGATAAATAAGTGTTTATGTATTGTGAAAGGATCAATTACATACATCAAAATAGACAGAAAAACCCCAGCATCCAAATTTCAATGTCAGCCCCAAGATAGAATTTAAGGTTAAGTTGAGCATTGCTTAATAGGTAAAAAAGTTGGAGATTAAAATCCTTGGAATAAAACTCTGACCATGATGTAAAAAAGCGTACAACAAAAACAGAACAGTTTGGAAAAAAAAGTATACGCTAAAAACAGAacagtttggaaaaaaaaaaaaaagtgtacgctacaaaagtaaaagaaaaggtATAATCTGATTCCACTATTCATACAGGCATTAAGGCAATTAATGCAAGGACCCTAGACGACAAATCAAGGTCGAGCCATGGTATCAAAGATGAGTTTACAAAGAATGGAAGGGACTACTAGAATTCAGTCTAAAAGATTGATCACACTTTTAGCAATAAACTGAAACTGAACTCAAGAATCCTCTTCCAGATATGATGTCAATGCAACTTACATAGCGACTGTTTCCTGAAGAATTCAACTATGAGGAGTTACAATAACATGGGCCCAAAATTAACGAATCAAGTTACTTAAATAGCAATATAATAGTTAACACTATAACAGTGAATAATAATATGGCCCTTTTTATGACGTGGAACCTCACCTAAGCAAGTCCTGGGGAGTAAACTCGGGATACAACCCCACCCACCAAAACTGTGGATTGGGTAATCTAGAAGAATTCCTAATGCAGATCGAACCCAGGATGTACGACTCTACATTTGAAAAACCTGCCCTCTGACCACTAGGCTCCACCCTAACGGATAATACTAAAATAATATAGCCTAATCACCAAGTAACACAACAAGAATTAGATGCAAATAAAAGCACTACATTTGCTTCAGGAGGATGAAAGCAACAACATCGATATTCAATTCAATTGATTCCAGAAAAGATACCATATAAAGGCAACAACCATTTGCAGTTTCTGCAGCAATGTGTCCCGTGCATGTGATCACACATAAAGTGATCCCAAGGCCAAGGAAAGTGTCAATGAACCTGCAATTCACACAAAAGAAGCAGTTTctctaaaagtaaattttatgaaGGCAGAAATTTGAAAGGTTAAGCTGTACTCCACACCAATGAGATAATGGGTGGTTAATTAGCATTTCAAGATCAAAAGCCAAACGTGTATGTTTCTTCCAACGCCCTGCTTGATCGTCAAGGACTTGAAGGACAATAAAGGGTCCCGCAATCTTCTGAGCCTATACAACTAGTATTTGATTCAGGGGAGAGTTCATACAATTGGAAGCCGCAGTCACTATAATTAAACCAAAAAACCTCTAAATCTTCACTGTTGTTTATCTTTCTTAAAATCTTCACTGTTGTTtatctttcttaaaacaaagttacaccaaaaaaaaaaaaacaaaaacagaaccttCTAATTGTTCCCCATTCTTTCATTTCCTGATCATTCAAACAGCTCAATATTCAAATTCGAGTTTTTCCCTTGCAACGGTATCTCAATAACCAAACAtacccaaacggaatttgagaCAAAACTTATAACTCAACAAAGCTCGAATAaaaaacccaaaagaaaaagaaaaatgtaccATGGAGCTGGATGATCAGACCCCCAAAAGGGCAACTCGCCCATTTGCTTCTGCCAAATACTAATCATCCATACAGCATACAAAATCAGGGCCATCCCAAACATCGCCAACACAGAATTCACCAGCTTCAGTATCGATTGAATACAGCTCCTCAACATCctagccatttttttttttgtctaaacCCAAATAAAAAACACTACTAGTCCTAAAACGACTCggaaatacaaaacaaaaatgagcaggaaaatttaaatgaaacccTACATGGGATGTACTATGTAGGCCTCAAAAGCGCGTGGAACGCACGTGGGAAGAGAGAATTTTGTGCAGCGCAGTGTTAaatttaagtaaataataataaaataatgtgaaaTATCTGAAAATATATGACGGTTTTTACAGGTGAATCGATATCTTaattttaatacataatgtTCTTGATAATTTTAAGACATCCATCAATCGACGTTGCTGTGGTGTAGTGGTTATCACGTCAGTCTTACACACTGAAGGTCCCCAGTTCGATCCTGGGCAGCAACAATCccttatcttaattttttttacctgTATATTTGTGAACAGATAGCATTCTCTGTTCGTGTCGTTCTTGTCTGAACAGGAATTGCCATTTATACGCAGAGCAAGgtgataaaattaaattgtcTTCGATTAGGAATCGTACATGGTGTTCAGAGAAAGTCAGAACGCTCGTGTATCTGCAAAGATATAAATGCCAAACACCCATACCGTACGTGTTGACATATTCAATTCGAGTTGGCTCAACGAGGAACCGGTGTCCTCGTACAGAATCTTCACTTAGAAGATATCATAGTGTCTTAATTctaataaaaacaaatgaacacttataattttctcatggggtctcatttctcttctttttctctttgttttttcaaaaaggTACTGTTTATATAGTTCATGAAATTGCATTCAGTAGTACTTCGCCGAATATCTTCTGTTATCAGCTAGATTATCTGCATAAGAAGAACAACTCTTAATGCTCCCAATAAGTTGTATTCCACTGTTACACAATACAATTACCTCTGTTTCAATTGAGTGAACTTGTGTACCTGATTTCATGCTCCTAAAAAATCAAccataaaagaaatttatgttaagtGTAAAAACAAGGCTGATCGGGGTCGCAAGGCTTCtctaatctttttttctttacctATCGGTCAAAGCTTCTCTAATCTATCATCTTATCCACATTGTTACTGATGTAAGGGCTGTTAAGTTAGCTCTTGCCGAGAAGGATTGCATGAAGCTTAGGATCTATCTGCAAGGCATCTGACCATGGTCCATGGCGAAAAAATAGGAGCTTATGGCGACATGACAATTTCTTTACAgctttacacacacacacagacccGCTGACAGGCAAAGAATGGGGACAAGCAAGAAGCTAAAGTGCACTTCAAACTGACTGCATCATTCGGGCAAGACGGAGCTTGtgacacaaaaatattttaacaggcGAGATTATCTTGGAATTGCATTGATCACTCAAGGAAAATGAGAACTAGAATAACAGAAAACAGCATGTTTCCCTGCTTCATGGATCAGATACTTCTCATCATGTCACAATGACATTCATTGAATGATCATCTTGTTCAGATATGTCGACGCTGTTTCAAAAATGTTCAGTAATTACTATTCAACTTTGAACCAAGTTTTGACCTCCATTTAACCTAATCAGCATCAAAATCCAAGTACATTCTATAGGCATTTCGATCAGAGGAGTAGTAACCTTCTATCAGGTTATCGACTTGGAAACCAAACTTCTTGTAGAGACTAATAGCAGGACTCCTCAAGGGATCAACATGAAGTGAAATGCGGTGCACATTTCTGGTTCTGCATTTTTGAATTGCTGCTTTCAACAGTGCCTCTCCATGcccttgcctcctacaattctCCTTCACTGAGCTCGTTTCCATCAATAAAAAAGAACACCCAAGTTGAAGATGTTAGATTATGGTCAATACAGTTCAAAACTAGAACAAGATAGCTATCATTTGAGTGGTTCAGGGCTTGCCAACTCCTCTCCATCAAAGAAATCAAACGGACCACAGAGCAGAAAATTTCGGATTAGAAGGACAAATACAATCATTTCTGTTTGTAATTTTATCAAACAGGTGATAAGCTTATTCGGATTCCGACTCACTTTAGCAGTAAAGAACATTCTCGGATACGGAAAACACAAAACTTAAAGCACTTCAAAAATTTGCAACAACTGAATAACTTGAGGCTTCCACTAATTAGTTTCAACTAACCAGAAATGGCTAACATCATGAATTCTGGACACTTCTAGCATATTGATCGTGGGGGTTCCATTCAATCATCAATTTCCCATTCGAAGACAAGATTCTATAATCCAAAGGAACATATATTGAAGTTATAAAAACCTAAAGATAAATACTTCGTAAAATCACAAAAtagggggggtggggggggagAACTAACATTTTCACCAATTAATGCTCCTACTTAACAATGGAAGATGAAAATCTATCtccaactaaagaaaaaaaaacatttatttggCAAAAAAAGTACGAAAAAAAGGGGTTGTGGCACCTGCGAGCTTGGTGACACAAGCGTACATGGAAGAAGGCCAAGAATACATTGCATAGCCAACAACTTCTCCGTCCACGTCCATGTAAATCAATCCGGTGTTCTTCTTTCCCAGCTCTTCGTCGAAGGATCTAGCAAGCGACTCATGCTTGGGAAATATCTTTCTCTCTAATTTAACTATGTCATCGACCACCTTGGCCCAGTTGGTGGAGTTTCTATGGAGATCCACTATGACCCCCCCGCTCGACATGGATCGGTTTGCTCTGTTTGAGATTCTGAAATTTGAATCCTGTCTGCTAGGTTTTCGCCTATCGTGGGTCATGTTCAGCGCCTAATTTGTTAGTTCATTTCTTTATTTACCAGCCGAAACATTTGTTACCGTGTTAGAGCAttctcatttaatttaattttttttttttttttttggcatatgccttttttttttgttgaaaggaaaaccatttcattactaAGATTGATTTTGTGCATTACAGACTAAGTCATCCAATATGACTCTTCTGACTTCAATAGCGCCGTCTTCCAGCCAAACAATTTCACTAGACACACTAATTGCTAACTTAGCTTCTGTATGAGCACTTACATTAGCAATTCTGAGTACAAAAACTAAGTTTCACTCGGGATAGGCTGTCATGAGTTGTTGAAGGTCCTCAATcatttgtccaaaccaagaactatCTTCATCATTTGAGTTAACAGTATCTATAATAGCttttgcatccccttcaaaacACACTTGTGGCAAACCTTACTTAATGCATAAAACCATCGCTCTGTGAAGGGCATAGCATTTAGCTTGGAAAACTGAAGGGACGTTCTCCTTTGGTGCAATCAAACACCCCAATTGTTTCCCTTCTGAATCCCTTATGACTACTCTAATCCCCATTCTTCCTCTAGCTTGATCAAaagctgcatcaaaatttactttataaataGGCCACTCAAGAGGTTTCCAAGACTGCCTATGTCCAATTGTTTGTCTTCCTACTGTTCTGTCTGTATCTTCTATCAGCACCTTTTTGTACATTGCATGCTTTGTCAGTGCCATTGTGGTAACTGTATTAGGAGAATGAAAGACTTCCTGAAAAATCAAATCATTCCTTCTTGTCCAAAGATGATGGAACACTACAGCTGCCAGTTCCAAATCTTCCAGCTTCAGCTTCACCACCATTTCTTCCCATAATGTCTGAAAATCATTGAAGTTCCTTTTCCATTTTCTGAAAAGTGAAATCCCTCCCCATACATCTGCTGCTGCAGGGCATTCTTAGACCACGTGCACTACAGTTTCAAGTTCTCTCATACAAGCTGGGCATGTGTTActttccacaatatttttcctGAATAGATTATCTCTAGTAGGGAGGATCCTGGCAAAACATTTCCATAACAGCATCTTTACTTTACCTGGTACATTGAGGCcccatatttttttccatagGCCATTAGCATACCCACCTGAGGATGTGTCACCTGTGCTTCTTCTCTGCAGTGCAGTTTCTAGAAAGTAGGCACTCTTAACTGAGAATCTCTCTTGCTGAAGCTGCCCATATCCTCCTATCACATGCCCCTCCGCTGCTTAATGGGATAGATAGGATCAATTTTGCTTCATCTTCTCTGAAAACTGCATCCACCACTTCTTTCTTCCATGATTTAGTTGCCTCATTTATCAATGCTTCCACCCTGGTTTCTTTATCAAAAGTATTCATGGGAGACTGTATCTGAAAAGTCACTAGTCAAGGTAGCCACTTGTCCTTCCAAATGTTAATGCTTTTCCCATTCCCCACCCTTCAAACCATTCCTTCCTTAATCAATTCCAGACTAGACCATAAGCTTCTCCACACAAATGAGGGAGAACCTTTCAGTTTGGCTTCCAAAAGATCATTGTTTTAATACTTCTGCTTGAAAACCCGAGAGACCAAAATGTTTGGTTCCTTTATAAACCTCCACAATTGTTTTGCTAGGAGTGCTTTATTGAAGGAATTGAGATCCCTGAAGCCTAAACCCCCTTGATTTTTCCCAGGAACTTCCAACTTTTCCAGTTAATACCTCTCCCTTCTCTTTTATGGCTCCACCAAAATCTGGTCAACATAGCTTCAATCTCCTTTAGCAGTAGAATTGGTAACTTGAAGACACTCAAGGCATATGCTAGAATTGCCTGTAAGACGCTTTTTATCAGGACTTCCTTTCCTGCTGAAGAAAAGGAATTTTGTTTTCCAGCTATTgattctcttccatatcttttcTTTCAGACTTCTAAAAGAGTTATACTTTGATCTTCCAACCATTGTAGGGAGGCCCAAATATTTGTTGTAGTCGTTGCACATCAAGCCATTAATCTGTTGTAAGATGAATTCTCTTGTTTGCCCTCTTGTGTTGGTGCTGAAAAAGACactaattttttctttgtttagagTTTGACCTGAATCTTGCTCATATTGTACCAAGATTCCATGAATTCTGTACCACTCCACTAACTTAGCTCTACAGAAGATAACACAATCATTTGCGAAGAGGATATGGTTGATTCTTATTCCCCCCTTGTTACAGCCACTCCCTTGATCAGCCCTCTCATTTCAGCTTGATGTAGTAAAGTTTTGAGACCTTCAACACATAATAAGAACATATAAAGTGACAAGGGATCACCTTGTCTTAGTCCACTTGAGGGAATAATGGTCTCTCCTGGGTTTCCATTAATGATAACTGAATAAGATATAGACCTGACACATTTCATCAATAATTCTGTCCATTTCTTTCCAAAATCCCATTCaaccctatcataggctttagaCATGTCTAACTTGATTGCCATGGcaccttctttcctttttttttttttttttttttttttttttttttaatttttttaatttttaattttttttttattctacatTGAATGAAGGACCTCATAAGCCACTATTATGTTATCAGTTATCAGCCTTTTAGGGATAAAAACACTTTAATTCCACGAAATCACCTTATCTAGCATACCTTTCATTTTGTTTGCCATAACCTTTGAGATGAGCTTATAGACCACATTGCAAAGAGAGATAGGTCTTAAATCTTGTACTGAAATAGGAGAGCTAACCTTAGGAATTAAAGCCAAGTGTGTGTGGTTTAACTCCCTTGGTAAAACTCCTGAGTTAAAGAAATTCAGTACTGCTTGTGAGATCTCATGCCCAACTAGTCGCCAATGTTCTTGGAAAAAGCCTGCACTGAACCCATTAGGGCCTGGGGACTTGAATGGGGACATTTGTTTGAGAGCCATTTCCACTTCCCTTTCTGTAAACTCCTTGTCCAGCCATTGATTGATTTCAACTGTAATCCTTGGTTCCAAGCCTTGCAGGCTTTGCTCAATACATGCTGAACTAGGTTGTGTCGACTTGTATATTGCTGTGAAATGGCTCTTAAAACCTGCTGCTACATCTTCCTTCTCTCTTATTTCTGTTCCTTCCATATCAAGAATTCTAGtgatattattcttttttcttcttagttttacacaggcatgatagaattttgtgtttttgtcACCACCAATCAGCCAATGTCTCTTTGCCATTTGCCTCCACCTTATGTCTTCTGTTCCAATAGAAAGTCAAGTTCTTGCTGCaggcttttttgtttttttatggtACTGGGACCTTCTTGGCATTGCAACTCACTTAATAACTGAGTCTTTTCTCTTATAGCTTTATTTCTGTCCCTAACTAAGTGTCTACTCCATTTTTGAAGCCCCTTCCTTGTTCTATCTAGCTTGTT
This is a stretch of genomic DNA from Carya illinoinensis cultivar Pawnee chromosome 3, C.illinoinensisPawnee_v1, whole genome shotgun sequence. It encodes these proteins:
- the LOC122303980 gene encoding putative [ribosomal protein S18]-alanine N-acetyltransferase, translated to MTHDRRKPSRQDSNFRISNRANRSMSSGGVIVDLHRNSTNWAKVVDDIVKLERKIFPKHESLARSFDEELGKKNTGLIYMDVDGEVVGYAMYSWPSSMYACVTKLAVKENCRRQGHGEALLKAAIQKCRTRNVHRISLHVDPLRSPAISLYKKFGFQVDNLIEGYYSSDRNAYRMYLDFDAD